The Amycolatopsis umgeniensis DNA segment CTGCGCGCACCTGAAAACTCTGCTAGAGCGGTGCGGTGAAGGGGTGGAACGCGAAGATCAGGCGCGACCCAGGCTCGGCTCGGCGGTGGTGATGGAGACCTGGCCGAGCAGCCGCTCGAGGGCCGCCTCCACGTCTTCCTTCCACGAAATCGCCGACCGCAGTTCCAGCCGCAGTCGCGGCCACCGCGGATGGGGCCGCACGGTTTTGAACCCGACGCTCTGCAGGAACGCGGCGGGCAGCACACAGCTGTGCCCGCCGTCCGGATCGGTCTCGTCGGGCTTGGCGTCGCCGAAGGCTTCGATCGCGCGGACCCCGCGTTTGGTCAGATCCTTCGCGACGGCCTGCACCAGCATCCGGCCGAGTCCGCCGCCCTGGAACTCGGGGAGGATCTGAAAGGCGGTCAGCAGGACCGCGTCCGGGCCGGGCGGTGAAGTGGGGAAGGCCAGCGAACGCGGCACGGCGTTCGGCGGCGCGTAGAGCACGAAGCCGACAGGCAAGGTGTCGCTGTAGACGATCCGGCCGCAGGAGCCCCATTCCAGCAGCACGCTGGAGACCCAGGCTTCCTTTTCGACCTCTGTCGCGCCGTACTCCTCGGCCTGCGCCTTCATATGCGGCGCCAGCTCCCAGTACACGCAGCGGCGGCAGCTCTTGGGCAAATGTTCGAGGTTGTCCAGGGTTACGCCCACGACGCGACGCGACACCGACAAACCTCCCTGAACGACGACACCCGACTCAGCCCTGTCCCGAGCAAGGCTCGCTGAAGGGGTCCTGACCGAGGATAGGCCGATGTGATGAACACCGGAAGGCCAGGGCCCCTCAAGGGAGGGTGGTTACACTCGATGGAACTACCAGTCGGTAGCGACTATGTCCACTTCGAAGCACGGGTGAAGCGCCTGATGACCGAGAATCGCCCTGTCAGGCCGCAGAGCGGCCGACACAACCTCGACCCGCATCTCGACCGCTACGCCGCGCGTACGGCCGGAATGACTGCTTCCGAGATCAGGGCCTTGTTCGCGGTGGCCAGTCGCCCCGAGGTGGTCTCGCTCGCCGGCGGGATGCCGAACCTCGCCGCCCTCCCGCTGGACACGCTGTCCACGCAGGTCAGCGAGCTCATCGCCGAAGACGGACTGGTCGCGCTCCAGTACGGTTCCGCGCACGGCGTCCCCGCGCTGCGCGAGCAGATCTGCGAAGTCATGGCCCTCGAGGGCATCAAAGCCCACCCGGACGACGTCGTCGTGACTGTCGGCTCTCAGATGGGCCTCGACATGGTCACCCGGCTGTTCTGCGACCCGGGCGACGTCATCATCGCCGAAGGACCTTCTTACGTCGGCGCGCTCGGCTCCTTCGCCGCGTACCAGGCGAACGTCGTGCACGTCGCGATGGACGACCACGGGCTGGTCCCCGAAGGGCTGCGAGCCGCGCTGGCGGAGACCAAGAAGACGGGCCAGCGGGTCAAGTTCCTCTACACGATCCCCAACTTCCACAACCCCGGCGGCGTCACGCTGGCCGTCGAGCGCCGCGCGGAGATCGTGGAGATCTGCCGTGAGCACGACATCCTCATCGTCGAGGACAACCCGTACGGACTGCTCGGCTTCAGCGGGCAGACGTATCCGGCGCTCCGCTCGATCGACCCCGACAATGTCGTGTACCTGGGCTCGTTCTCGAAGACCTTCGCTTCGGGCCTGCGGGTCGGCTGGGTGCTCGCACCGCACGCCGTCCGGGAGAAACTCGTGCTCGCGGCCGAGTCCGCGACACTTTGTCCGCCAACGCTTAACCAGTTGATCGTGTCGCGTTACCTCTCGACTCATGACTGGCAGGGCCAGATCAAGACCTTCCGCGAGAACTACCGGGAGCGCCGGGACGCGATCCTGTCCGCGCTCGATCAGCACATGCCCGCCGGCTGCAGCTGGACCAAACCCGACGGCGGTTTCTACGTCTGGATGACCGTCCCCGAGGGCGTGGACACGAAGGCGATGCTGCCGAGGGCCGTCACCGCCCGGGTCGCGTACGCCTCCGGAACCGGTTTCTACGCCGACGGTTTCGGCAGCAGGCAGCTGCGCCTTTCCTACTGCTACCCGACGCCAGAGCGGATCCGCGAAGGCGTCAGAAGGCTCGCCGCGGTGCTCGAGTCCGAAATGGACCTCGCGCGTACCTTCGGTAACGTGAGCCCACGCGCGATCTCGGGGCCACAAAACCCCTCTCCGGACACGGTCTGATCGACCGGACGTCCCCATAGACACAAAGGAGTCCTCGGTGGTCGACCGCACCGTCGCCGTACTCGCAGGCGGACTTTCCCACGAACGCGATGTCTCTCTTCGCTCCGGACGACGGCTGTCGGTCGCGCTGCGGGCGGAGGGGCTCATCGTCGAAGAGTGGGACACCGACGCGGGCCTGCTCGAACGTCTTCGCACCCAGCGCCCCGACGCGGCCATCGTCGCCCTTCACGGTGGTGAGGGGGAGAACGGTGCGGTGCAGACGGTGCTGGAAATGCTCGACGTCCCCTACGTCGGCACCAGTTCGCAGGGCTGCCGCCGCGCTTGGGACAAGCCGACGGCCAAGGCGCTGGTCGCCAACGCGGGCTTCACGACGCCGGACTGGGTCGTGCTGCCGCACAGCACCTTCCGCGAGCTCGGCGCGCAGGCCGTGCTGGACGCGATGGTCGAGACCCTCGGCCTGCCCCTGATCCTCAAGCCCGACCAGGGTGGTTCGGCGCTCGGTGCCCAGGTCGTCAAGGAGGCCTCGGAAATGCCCGGCGCGATGGTCGGCTGCTTCGCGTACGGCGACACCGTTCTCGCGGAGAAGTTCGTCTCCGGCGTCGAGGTGGCTGTGACGGTCATCGAAGGCGAGCATGGGCCCGAAGCCCTGCCCGCGGTCGAGATCGTGCCGGAGAGTGGCGTGTACGACTACACCGCCCGCTACACCGCCGGGCTGACCGACTTCTTCACCCCGGCGCGGATCTCCGACGACGCGGCCAAGGCCGTCGGCGAACTCGCCGTCGCCGCGCACCGGCAACTCGGACTTCGCGACATCTCGCGCACCGACGCCGTGGTCACCGACGACGGCACGGTCTACTTCCTCGCGGTGAACCCGTCGCCGGGCCTCACCGAGACGTCGATCGTGCCCATGGCGATCGAGGCCGGTGGCGGCACGCTCGGATCGGTCTTCGCCGACCTCGTCGGACGGGCGATCGCCCGCAAGAGCTGAGCTTCAGTCCCCGGCGACGACGACCTGGAACTCGTCTTCGTAGATGATCCGTCCCGGATTCGGCGACCTGACGGTCTCGCACGGGATCTTGTGCGTCTCCAGAATCGACAGGTAGCCGTCGACACGCTCGATGAAGACCCGGGCGCTCACCTTGAACCACGCCGCGGCCCCGGGGTTGACCTCGGCGTCGTAGACGGTCGGATCGTGGTGCGCCGGGTTGATGAAGTTCTCGTCGTACCAATCGTT contains these protein-coding regions:
- a CDS encoding GNAT family N-acetyltransferase, which encodes MSRRVVGVTLDNLEHLPKSCRRCVYWELAPHMKAQAEEYGATEVEKEAWVSSVLLEWGSCGRIVYSDTLPVGFVLYAPPNAVPRSLAFPTSPPGPDAVLLTAFQILPEFQGGGLGRMLVQAVAKDLTKRGVRAIEAFGDAKPDETDPDGGHSCVLPAAFLQSVGFKTVRPHPRWPRLRLELRSAISWKEDVEAALERLLGQVSITTAEPSLGRA
- a CDS encoding PLP-dependent aminotransferase family protein; the protein is MTENRPVRPQSGRHNLDPHLDRYAARTAGMTASEIRALFAVASRPEVVSLAGGMPNLAALPLDTLSTQVSELIAEDGLVALQYGSAHGVPALREQICEVMALEGIKAHPDDVVVTVGSQMGLDMVTRLFCDPGDVIIAEGPSYVGALGSFAAYQANVVHVAMDDHGLVPEGLRAALAETKKTGQRVKFLYTIPNFHNPGGVTLAVERRAEIVEICREHDILIVEDNPYGLLGFSGQTYPALRSIDPDNVVYLGSFSKTFASGLRVGWVLAPHAVREKLVLAAESATLCPPTLNQLIVSRYLSTHDWQGQIKTFRENYRERRDAILSALDQHMPAGCSWTKPDGGFYVWMTVPEGVDTKAMLPRAVTARVAYASGTGFYADGFGSRQLRLSYCYPTPERIREGVRRLAAVLESEMDLARTFGNVSPRAISGPQNPSPDTV
- a CDS encoding D-alanine--D-alanine ligase, giving the protein MVDRTVAVLAGGLSHERDVSLRSGRRLSVALRAEGLIVEEWDTDAGLLERLRTQRPDAAIVALHGGEGENGAVQTVLEMLDVPYVGTSSQGCRRAWDKPTAKALVANAGFTTPDWVVLPHSTFRELGAQAVLDAMVETLGLPLILKPDQGGSALGAQVVKEASEMPGAMVGCFAYGDTVLAEKFVSGVEVAVTVIEGEHGPEALPAVEIVPESGVYDYTARYTAGLTDFFTPARISDDAAKAVGELAVAAHRQLGLRDISRTDAVVTDDGTVYFLAVNPSPGLTETSIVPMAIEAGGGTLGSVFADLVGRAIARKS